The sequence AATTCTACAACAGCATCTACAATTTTGATTCCAAATGGCACATTTTTATTGAAAGAAGCGAACCTTGAAGGTCCTTGCAAAGCTCCCGTTGAGATTCAAATACAAGGCACCATCAAAGCACCTGAAGATCCTGCACAAATAAGCAAGGATAAGGAATGGATGACAATTATATACGTTGACCAATTGACACTCTCCGGAGGTGGTACCTTGGATGGCCAAGGAGCCAAAGCTTGGACCCAAAATGAATGTCGTGTAAAAACCGAATGCAGCAAACTTCCAAATGTGAGCCAGCTTTTACAACATTGAATACATACCTATGAATGTTTTGCCAACGATACACGAGTTCAATTAGTAATCTGATTGTTGTGCCTTTTTTAACTTGAAATTGCAGACTTTGAGCTTGAATTTCGTCAACAACACTGTCATCCGCGACCTAACTTCTTTGAACAGCAAACTGTTTCACGTGAATCTTTTCGGATGCAACAATATAACATTCCAACACTTCACAATCACAGC comes from Coffea eugenioides isolate CCC68of unplaced genomic scaffold, Ceug_1.0 ScVebR1_2482;HRSCAF=3514, whole genome shotgun sequence and encodes:
- the LOC113756774 gene encoding polygalacturonase-like; the protein is MARALDIILLCSWLFFTCIAQAQTGPIDVTQLGAKPDGSADMSQVLADAWKQACNSTTASTILIPNGTFLLKEANLEGPCKAPVEIQIQGTIKAPEDPAQISKDKEWMTIIYVDQLTLSGGGTLDGQGAKAWTQNECRVKTECSKLPNTLSLNFVNNTVIRDLTSLNSKLFH